A window of the Bdellovibrio sp. ZAP7 genome harbors these coding sequences:
- a CDS encoding ATP-binding cassette domain-containing protein: MKKQSWKWATYILCLLPLLIPSLVENEYYVHGILGRIIVYTILVAALDLVTGYIGDISIGHAGLFAVGAYTMAILNSTAAANQGSTIQGFYEWPYWLSLATAIVVTAAFGFALGFPSLKASGPYLAVTTIAYGSIIYTIINEQEALTNGTKGIQMVPLKLAGFSLSGNNFIYLIYPCLLLVMFLKRNLARSFWGRAFEAIKYSSIAAESCGISRSRFKISAFVLSAAIAGLAGALFTHLDNYVAPNTFTLDFSILALMALIFGGVRSVLGNFIGMALVVILPDVFTWFKDWRLMVFGILLLLALFYLPNGLAGWIRGYFEKWFPALRNDYDLEKIKENAAAQNLQFHTGSAGGPIPLRLEGLEMRFGGLIAVNRLEMKIAPGTIRGLMGPNGSGKSTTVNLITGLYQPTAGQVYIFDKPSNSVKPHRRAYLGVARTFQNLQLFSDLTVLENVLVGLHKHYRSSLPAVLLGMPHVRREEDKFVVEAYKWLEFVGLEHLALEKAKNLAYGQARRLEIARALALQPKILLLDEPAAGLTSGEIQEFNKIIRKVKEAGLAILLIEHHMEMMMQISDEITVLDFGKKIAEGSPKEVQSNPQVIEAYLGAEGAQHA; this comes from the coding sequence GTGAAGAAGCAATCGTGGAAATGGGCCACATACATTTTGTGTTTGCTTCCCTTGTTGATACCTTCGTTGGTGGAAAACGAATACTACGTTCATGGAATTTTAGGACGTATTATCGTTTATACTATTCTGGTGGCCGCTTTGGATCTGGTCACGGGTTATATCGGAGATATCTCCATTGGGCATGCGGGTCTTTTTGCCGTGGGGGCTTATACCATGGCCATTTTGAACTCTACGGCCGCCGCAAATCAGGGAAGTACGATTCAAGGTTTTTATGAATGGCCTTATTGGTTGTCCTTAGCGACAGCTATTGTGGTGACTGCGGCCTTTGGGTTTGCCTTGGGCTTTCCCTCATTAAAGGCATCGGGTCCCTATTTGGCTGTTACGACCATCGCCTACGGAAGCATCATCTATACTATTATAAATGAACAAGAGGCCCTGACTAACGGAACTAAAGGAATTCAGATGGTGCCATTAAAACTTGCGGGCTTTTCACTATCTGGAAATAATTTTATTTATCTGATTTATCCCTGTTTGCTTCTGGTGATGTTCTTGAAAAGAAACTTGGCGAGAAGTTTCTGGGGCAGGGCTTTTGAAGCGATTAAGTATTCCAGTATCGCCGCCGAAAGTTGTGGGATTTCTCGTTCACGCTTTAAAATTTCAGCTTTCGTTTTGTCAGCAGCCATTGCGGGGTTGGCGGGCGCTTTATTTACTCATCTGGATAATTATGTGGCGCCGAATACATTTACTTTGGATTTTTCTATCTTGGCGCTGATGGCTTTAATTTTTGGTGGTGTTCGATCTGTTTTGGGGAACTTTATAGGGATGGCTTTGGTGGTGATTCTGCCGGATGTCTTTACTTGGTTCAAAGACTGGCGACTGATGGTTTTTGGTATTCTGCTTTTGCTGGCTTTGTTTTATCTGCCAAATGGGTTGGCCGGTTGGATTCGTGGGTACTTTGAAAAATGGTTTCCGGCTTTGCGAAACGATTATGATCTGGAGAAAATCAAAGAGAATGCTGCGGCCCAAAATCTTCAGTTTCATACTGGTTCCGCTGGCGGTCCGATTCCATTGCGACTTGAAGGATTGGAAATGCGTTTCGGCGGTCTGATTGCGGTAAACCGATTAGAAATGAAGATTGCACCGGGTACGATTCGCGGTTTAATGGGCCCAAACGGTTCGGGGAAATCTACGACCGTAAATTTGATCACAGGGCTTTATCAGCCGACCGCTGGTCAAGTATACATCTTTGACAAACCCTCAAACAGCGTTAAGCCGCATCGTCGGGCGTATCTGGGGGTGGCACGTACCTTTCAAAATCTGCAACTTTTTTCTGATCTTACGGTATTGGAAAATGTTTTGGTGGGTTTACACAAACATTATCGCTCGTCTTTGCCAGCGGTGCTGCTGGGGATGCCGCACGTAAGACGGGAAGAAGATAAGTTTGTGGTGGAAGCTTATAAGTGGTTGGAGTTTGTAGGACTTGAACATTTGGCATTGGAGAAAGCCAAGAACTTAGCCTACGGGCAGGCAAGGCGATTGGAAATTGCACGGGCTCTGGCTTTGCAGCCAAAGATATTATTACTGGATGAACCCGCGGCCGGTCTGACTTCCGGAGAGATTCAGGAATTCAACAAAATCATACGCAAAGTCAAAGAAGCCGGCCTTGCGATTCTTTTGATCGAACATCATATGGAAATGATGATGCAAATTTCGGATGAAATCACTGTTTTGGATTTCGGCAAAAAAATTGCCGAGGGTTCTCCTAAAGAAGTGCAAAGCAATCCCCAAGTTATTGAAGCCTATCTGGGCGCGGAAGGGGCACAGCATGCTTGA
- a CDS encoding FAD-dependent oxidoreductase: protein MDYVQQRTQSLWQKEFSLPDLAPLKSSIETDVCVVGAGIAGLLCAYELLRQGLRVVVLERGPLEKNQTGYTTSHLADALDDGFDHLLRIHGEETTRMFYQSHRAAISLIEKIARDENIECDFHRVNGYLFLSPEHQPSYLAKEFEAAILAGAEAVKLSSDFPEAFFKTGPAIRFENQGQIHPLKFTRGLIGAIEKKGGKIFEHTQADDYHEGEETYVMTEGGHRVKCKSIVLATNAPTSTLKIYLKQAAYRTYCIAVKIPKGSILPALYWDTQENYHYVRMVPLENRSYDALLIGGEDHRVGEGHPEKAFEQLYEWTQRRLGLTSNEVLASWSGQIMEPVDSIAFIGRSPGKKNTYLITGDSGHGFTHSAIASKLITGLIKGEHQELEKIYDPNRLTLKAAKDYVSENANTFQQYADWVLPHDSIDTLALDEGCIVNHGSHKMAVYKDEDGRIYKMSGMCPHLGGLVKWNSVEKTWDCPCHGSRFDKFGACLHPPATSGLKSLEDVQLPAPENPLNFRELKSKP from the coding sequence ATGGACTATGTACAACAAAGAACTCAGTCATTATGGCAAAAGGAATTTTCTCTGCCCGATCTTGCTCCGCTAAAGAGCTCCATTGAAACAGATGTCTGCGTCGTCGGTGCTGGTATCGCGGGCCTTTTGTGCGCCTACGAACTTTTACGACAAGGTCTTCGTGTCGTCGTCTTGGAGCGTGGTCCTCTGGAAAAAAATCAAACCGGATACACCACGTCGCATTTGGCTGATGCTTTGGATGATGGATTTGACCACCTGCTAAGAATCCATGGCGAAGAAACCACGCGGATGTTCTACCAAAGCCACCGCGCAGCCATTAGCTTGATTGAAAAAATCGCCCGTGACGAAAATATCGAATGCGATTTTCATCGTGTAAATGGTTATTTATTTCTTTCTCCAGAACACCAGCCTTCGTACCTGGCCAAAGAATTCGAGGCTGCCATTCTTGCGGGAGCGGAAGCCGTGAAGCTAAGCAGTGATTTCCCTGAAGCCTTTTTTAAGACGGGTCCTGCTATTCGTTTTGAGAATCAAGGACAGATCCATCCTCTAAAATTCACACGTGGCCTGATCGGGGCAATTGAAAAAAAAGGTGGTAAGATTTTTGAGCACACTCAAGCTGATGATTATCACGAAGGCGAGGAGACTTACGTAATGACCGAAGGCGGTCACCGCGTGAAATGCAAATCTATTGTACTGGCGACAAATGCACCAACATCAACTTTAAAAATTTATTTAAAACAGGCGGCATATCGCACTTATTGTATCGCCGTGAAAATTCCCAAAGGCAGCATCCTCCCTGCTTTGTATTGGGACACTCAGGAAAACTACCACTATGTTCGTATGGTCCCTCTAGAAAACAGAAGTTACGATGCTCTCCTTATTGGAGGCGAAGACCACCGCGTGGGTGAAGGTCATCCTGAAAAGGCTTTTGAACAACTTTATGAATGGACTCAGCGTCGTCTTGGCCTTACCTCCAATGAAGTTCTCGCTTCGTGGTCAGGACAAATAATGGAGCCGGTTGACAGCATCGCCTTTATTGGGCGCTCCCCGGGCAAAAAAAATACGTATCTCATCACGGGTGACTCCGGTCACGGCTTCACCCACTCAGCGATCGCTTCAAAACTCATCACGGGTCTGATTAAGGGTGAACATCAGGAGCTGGAAAAAATCTATGACCCAAACCGTCTGACTTTAAAGGCGGCGAAGGATTATGTATCCGAAAATGCGAATACCTTTCAACAGTATGCCGATTGGGTCTTACCTCACGACAGCATCGATACTTTGGCTCTCGATGAAGGATGTATCGTTAATCATGGCTCGCACAAAATGGCCGTCTATAAAGATGAAGACGGGCGCATTTATAAGATGTCTGGAATGTGTCCCCACCTGGGAGGTTTGGTAAAATGGAATTCAGTTGAAAAAACCTGGGACTGTCCTTGTCATGGTTCGCGATTTGACAAATTTGGTGCATGTTTACATCCCCCTGCAACTTCGGGATTGAAATCTCTCGAGGATGTACAGCTTCCAGCTCCCGAAAACCCATTGAATTTTCGGGAACTGAAATCTAAACCTTAA
- a CDS encoding DUF72 domain-containing protein: MNTRIGISGWVYPPWRGVFYPKGLPIKKELAYASRQVSTIEINGSFYANQRPETYLRWYKETPSDFCFSVKGSRFITHILRLKNCEKALFNFFGSGVLNLNEKLGAFLWQLPPNFVFEPERLEAFFKLLPTNFSEGATLADRSDRFPSHYSDAIRKSKRRLQHSLEVRHHSFENPEFIELLRKYNIALVFADTAGKWPYMEDVTADFVYVRLHGDEEFYVSGYSPDSLQWWSERIKQWQIGREPADALTITDDHMPVKDRDVYIYFDNDLKVKAPQDARSLIKIIQPRSNRLLETEL, from the coding sequence ATGAACACAAGAATAGGGATCTCTGGCTGGGTTTATCCTCCATGGCGCGGCGTTTTTTACCCCAAAGGCCTGCCGATTAAAAAAGAACTCGCCTATGCGAGCCGACAAGTTTCGACGATTGAAATAAATGGTTCGTTTTATGCCAATCAAAGGCCCGAGACCTACCTTCGTTGGTATAAGGAAACTCCCTCAGACTTTTGCTTTTCAGTGAAAGGTTCGCGTTTTATCACGCACATACTGCGCTTAAAGAACTGCGAAAAGGCTTTATTTAACTTCTTTGGCTCTGGAGTACTTAACCTTAATGAAAAGCTGGGCGCATTTCTGTGGCAACTTCCGCCCAATTTTGTATTTGAGCCAGAGCGTCTCGAAGCCTTCTTTAAATTACTTCCAACTAATTTTTCTGAAGGAGCAACTCTCGCCGATCGATCAGACAGATTTCCATCCCACTATTCAGACGCTATTAGAAAAAGCAAACGCCGACTGCAGCACAGTCTGGAAGTTCGCCATCACAGTTTTGAAAACCCGGAATTTATAGAGCTGCTTAGGAAGTACAACATCGCGCTGGTCTTTGCGGACACGGCAGGAAAATGGCCTTACATGGAAGATGTGACTGCTGACTTCGTCTATGTGCGATTGCATGGTGACGAAGAATTCTATGTCAGTGGCTATTCACCAGACTCTCTTCAGTGGTGGAGTGAACGAATCAAACAATGGCAAATTGGCCGGGAACCCGCAGATGCTTTGACGATTACCGACGATCACATGCCCGTGAAAGACCGTGATGTTTACATCTATTTTGATAACGACTTAAAAGTAAAAGCTCCCCAAGATGCGCGAAGCCTGATTAAAATTATTCAGCCCCGCAGCAATCGTTTATTGGAAACAGAACTATGA
- a CDS encoding MAPEG family protein: protein MPTNVQIIFPMCAMFLLVLLVLGKMFLGRRTAVRTGSVKLSFYRTLQGQEPEQSIQAVRHFANLFEAPVLFYVACILGLILPVQNIAFVILAWLYVLARTLHAFIHLGKNDVIKRMRSYAFGWLVLIAMWLMITAKAIHIATVT from the coding sequence ATGCCAACGAACGTACAAATTATCTTTCCTATGTGTGCAATGTTCCTATTGGTCCTACTTGTTCTGGGAAAAATGTTTTTGGGAAGAAGGACGGCAGTTCGCACCGGCTCCGTAAAACTCAGCTTCTATCGCACACTTCAAGGACAGGAACCTGAACAATCCATTCAAGCTGTACGCCACTTCGCGAACCTTTTCGAAGCACCCGTTTTATTTTACGTCGCATGCATTCTGGGGTTGATTCTACCCGTGCAAAACATCGCGTTTGTGATTTTGGCGTGGTTGTATGTCTTGGCACGTACTTTACATGCATTTATTCATTTAGGAAAAAATGACGTTATCAAACGCATGCGTTCTTATGCCTTCGGATGGTTGGTACTTATCGCTATGTGGCTCATGATCACCGCAAAGGCGATCCATATTGCCACTGTGACTTAG
- a CDS encoding flagellin produces the protein MGMRIQTNIAAINAQRNLVGSQRIMNDSMAKLASGSRINKAADDAAGLAISETMKGQIRSAAMAQRNANDGISMIQTAEGGLNEISNIIIRLRELGIQAGSDTIGEKERGMLNKEVVQLREEIQRIAKTTTWGSTKLLDGSAPAFDFQVGINNDPKNDRITFEAGRGVATLDALGLDGLSYDTKEGAQNALSRLDDAQLAVNGTRAYMGALQNRLTSTADNLGVMQENLSAANSRIRDTDIAAASSEMTRNSILLQAGTSVLSQANQSAQLALKLIG, from the coding sequence ATGGGTATGAGAATTCAAACAAACATCGCTGCAATCAATGCACAACGTAATCTGGTTGGTTCACAAAGAATCATGAATGATTCGATGGCAAAACTTGCTTCGGGCAGTCGTATTAACAAAGCAGCGGATGATGCAGCAGGTTTGGCTATTTCTGAAACCATGAAAGGTCAAATTCGCTCCGCAGCGATGGCTCAAAGAAATGCGAATGATGGTATTTCCATGATTCAGACCGCTGAAGGTGGTTTGAATGAAATCAGCAATATCATTATCCGTTTGCGTGAACTTGGTATCCAAGCCGGTTCTGACACCATTGGTGAAAAAGAGCGGGGGATGTTGAATAAGGAAGTCGTGCAGCTTCGTGAAGAGATTCAGCGAATTGCGAAAACGACGACTTGGGGTTCGACGAAACTTTTAGATGGATCTGCGCCAGCCTTTGATTTTCAAGTAGGTATTAATAATGATCCTAAAAACGATCGCATCACATTTGAAGCGGGCCGCGGTGTTGCAACTTTGGATGCCTTGGGATTGGATGGCCTTTCCTATGATACTAAAGAAGGCGCTCAAAATGCGCTCAGCCGTTTGGATGATGCTCAGCTTGCTGTGAACGGAACTCGTGCCTACATGGGTGCCCTTCAAAATAGATTAACCTCGACAGCGGATAACTTGGGCGTGATGCAGGAGAATCTCTCTGCAGCGAACAGTCGTATCCGTGATACAGATATTGCCGCTGCCTCCAGTGAAATGACTAGAAATAGTATTTTACTTCAAGCGGGGACTTCTGTTTTAAGTCAGGCCAATCAGTCAGCTCAATTGGCCTTGAAACTGATTGGCTAA
- a CDS encoding branched-chain amino acid ABC transporter permease, whose protein sequence is MQILISGIIQGVIYALIAYGYNLTFSTSKTINFSLGNVIMLGGVVGFSLYVDRATGQLLGYPYLFPIIGVLVTGVIAGWMVHRFAVAPALKMKSEYTWVLATLAMGIIFKNAVEQIWSTGDYRFPSPLGDDPIRILGAGVYPQEIMAVIVATVIVFSIELFRRKTIYGKAIQAVSEDKDTASLMGIPQEQVVKVSFMMSACIATIGGLMVAPWTFVSATMGSSLGTKAYVVAIIAGLESGFGLIWGGLILGISEFFTARYISSGYKELPGFIILILVILIKPSGLFGKKSIKKV, encoded by the coding sequence ATGCAGATTCTGATTTCGGGTATTATTCAAGGCGTGATTTATGCGCTGATTGCCTATGGTTATAATCTGACGTTCTCAACATCGAAAACCATCAACTTCTCCCTTGGGAATGTCATTATGCTCGGTGGAGTGGTGGGGTTTTCGCTTTATGTCGATAGAGCCACGGGACAACTGTTGGGGTATCCCTATCTATTTCCTATTATCGGAGTTTTGGTCACAGGTGTCATTGCCGGGTGGATGGTGCATCGCTTTGCGGTGGCGCCAGCCTTAAAAATGAAATCTGAGTATACCTGGGTGCTGGCAACATTGGCGATGGGTATCATCTTTAAAAATGCAGTCGAACAAATTTGGTCTACGGGAGACTATCGTTTTCCGTCTCCCTTGGGAGATGATCCCATCCGTATTTTGGGAGCGGGTGTTTACCCGCAAGAGATCATGGCAGTTATTGTTGCCACCGTCATAGTTTTTTCTATCGAACTTTTCCGCAGAAAAACTATTTATGGAAAAGCCATTCAAGCTGTTAGTGAAGACAAAGATACCGCCAGTTTGATGGGGATACCTCAAGAACAAGTGGTGAAGGTTTCCTTTATGATGAGCGCTTGTATCGCCACGATCGGGGGGCTGATGGTCGCACCCTGGACATTTGTTTCTGCCACGATGGGATCATCGCTTGGTACAAAAGCCTATGTCGTGGCCATTATCGCAGGATTGGAATCAGGCTTCGGTTTAATTTGGGGAGGATTGATCTTGGGAATCTCGGAGTTCTTCACAGCTCGTTACATCTCCTCGGGATATAAGGAACTTCCTGGTTTTATAATTTTGATTTTAGTCATCCTGATAAAGCCCAGCGGTCTGTTTGGGAAAAAATCGATCAAGAAGGTTTAA
- a CDS encoding 4a-hydroxytetrahydrobiopterin dehydratase: protein MIDSAELLKKKSRNVKKGLSGTEIDEYLAAMKGWSYEDNHIVKAYSFKNYHETLAFVNALAFVVNAENHHPDLLVSFNRCVVMFNTHSVGGVSENDFICAAKIDAMASHNYAPVAH from the coding sequence ATGATTGATTCAGCGGAGCTTCTAAAAAAGAAATCTCGTAACGTGAAAAAAGGTCTTTCGGGAACTGAAATTGACGAATACCTGGCAGCGATGAAGGGTTGGTCTTATGAGGATAATCATATCGTTAAAGCCTACTCTTTCAAAAACTATCACGAGACTTTAGCGTTTGTGAACGCATTAGCTTTTGTGGTGAATGCTGAGAACCATCATCCGGATCTTTTGGTTTCATTCAATCGCTGTGTGGTGATGTTCAATACTCATTCCGTCGGTGGTGTTTCGGAAAACGATTTTATCTGCGCCGCAAAGATTGATGCAATGGCATCTCACAATTACGCACCGGTCGCTCACTAG
- a CDS encoding ABC transporter ATP-binding protein — translation MLEVKNLAVHYGGIQALKGVSIQVQPGELVAMIGANGAGKTSLLRTISGLVQPAAGEVYIDGKLANKIPAHKRVAFGLAHCPEARRIFAQQSVHDNLLLGAFLRTKNEKKAEIEKTIDEVYGIFPRLKERNAQLAGTLSGGEQQMLAIGRALMLKPKILMLDEPSMGLAPVIIDEMFSVINKIKATGTTSILLVEQLAFRALQVADRGYVLEQGVVRVEGNAKELLKNPQVKAAYLGVTQEK, via the coding sequence ATGCTTGAGGTAAAGAATCTTGCTGTCCACTATGGCGGCATCCAAGCTTTGAAGGGCGTCAGTATCCAAGTTCAACCCGGAGAGTTGGTTGCAATGATTGGAGCAAATGGTGCGGGTAAAACGTCCTTGCTTCGTACCATCTCGGGACTGGTGCAGCCTGCTGCCGGAGAGGTCTACATCGATGGTAAGCTTGCTAATAAAATCCCCGCTCACAAGCGTGTGGCCTTTGGTCTGGCTCATTGTCCAGAAGCCCGTCGCATTTTTGCGCAGCAAAGTGTCCATGATAATTTGCTTTTGGGTGCATTTCTAAGAACAAAGAATGAAAAGAAAGCAGAGATCGAGAAAACCATCGATGAGGTCTATGGGATTTTTCCCCGCTTGAAAGAGCGTAATGCTCAGCTGGCCGGAACCCTTTCTGGGGGAGAGCAGCAAATGCTTGCCATCGGCAGAGCGCTGATGTTGAAACCCAAAATCCTTATGTTGGATGAGCCCTCGATGGGACTTGCACCGGTAATCATCGACGAAATGTTTTCGGTGATTAACAAAATTAAAGCGACAGGAACAACCAGCATTCTTTTGGTGGAGCAATTAGCTTTTCGTGCTTTGCAAGTTGCGGATCGCGGGTACGTTCTTGAACAAGGTGTGGTGCGTGTCGAGGGTAATGCGAAGGAATTACTAAAAAATCCTCAGGTTAAAGCCGCTTATCTCGGAGTGACACAGGAAAAATAA